The following are encoded in a window of Thermoanaerobacter ethanolicus JW 200 genomic DNA:
- a CDS encoding PTS fructose transporter subunit IIB, producing MKIVAVTACPTGIAHTYMAAEALENAAKKLGHKIKVETQGSIGIENKITQKEVDEADLVIFAADVAVKEESRFKDKPIYKVEAQKAIKNAKAVIEEALKLVNK from the coding sequence ATGAAAATAGTTGCAGTTACAGCTTGTCCTACAGGTATTGCTCATACCTATATGGCGGCTGAAGCATTAGAGAATGCAGCAAAAAAACTTGGGCACAAAATTAAAGTTGAAACGCAAGGTTCAATTGGCATAGAGAATAAAATAACTCAGAAGGAAGTTGATGAAGCAGATCTTGTTATTTTCGCAGCAGATGTAGCAGTTAAAGAAGAATCTCGATTTAAAGATAAGCCCATCTATAAAGTTGAAGCTCAAAAAGCTATAAAAAACGCTAAAGCTGTTATTGAAGAAGCATTAAAATTGGTTAATAAATAA